A portion of the Aquicoccus sp. G2-2 genome contains these proteins:
- a CDS encoding sigma-70 family RNA polymerase sigma factor, protein MLAVRDDRDQECFVALFDYFAPRLKGFVMRSGAGSAQAEEIVQEVMLTVWRKAEQFDPTRAHVSAWIYQIARNRQIDMFRKERRPMPEELRDESNTEPDANEIMAIEQEASHLKQALARLKPDQREVIERAYMGELSHQEISSATGLPLGTIKSRIRLGLEKLRHELKELR, encoded by the coding sequence ATGCTGGCAGTGCGTGACGACAGGGACCAGGAATGCTTCGTTGCGCTGTTCGACTATTTCGCGCCGCGCCTGAAGGGCTTTGTCATGCGGTCGGGGGCTGGATCAGCACAGGCAGAAGAAATCGTTCAAGAGGTGATGCTAACCGTTTGGCGCAAAGCCGAGCAGTTTGATCCAACTCGCGCGCATGTATCGGCCTGGATCTACCAGATAGCACGCAATCGCCAGATCGATATGTTTCGCAAAGAACGACGTCCGATGCCCGAAGAATTGCGCGACGAGTCCAATACCGAGCCGGATGCCAATGAAATCATGGCAATCGAGCAGGAAGCCAGTCATTTGAAACAAGCCCTTGCACGGCTGAAGCCCGATCAACGCGAAGTCATAGAAAGAGCCTATATGGGCGAGTTGAGCCATCAAGAGATTAGCTCTGCGACTGGCCTGCCACTGGGCACAATTAAGTCACGAATCCGGCTGGGTCTGGAAAAACTACGGCACGAGTTGAAGGAACTGCGTTAA
- a CDS encoding IS110 family transposase, which translates to MTATHSTASTLLVAIDISKHRHEVLIAIPGKKRRRRMTITNTLDDFQRLAIALASYDLPVRIGFEATGNYHRPLAHHLGQAGFELKLVSSVGLARTREALHNSWDKNDPKDAQVILHMLEIGAVQFFHDPLVTGIADIQELSKTHEIVSRPKTELWHRILTHYLPLYFPEAERFHRSSRTDWFLAFLEKYPTPHMITAMSREAFVADAWQVVGRKVSKERLLSDIYATAVGSIGLPVHPDSDAVRMFRLVLAEGRSLVRQRDEIEARAVELLSDHPDYQLLTTIPGIGPINALTILAEAGDLRRFRHHRQFLKFCGMDLATVQSGMFRGQSRISKYGNARLRRTLWIAGQVAVLKRTNSFRDKFERYIARDRHNAHLRRKAYTAIAAKMARTVHAVVKHGEPYRPFFEGVSPGGRTLV; encoded by the coding sequence ATGACCGCCACCCATTCTACCGCTTCGACCCTGCTTGTAGCTATCGACATTTCCAAGCACCGCCATGAGGTGCTGATCGCTATCCCGGGCAAGAAGCGCCGCCGCCGCATGACGATCACCAATACGCTCGACGACTTCCAGCGCCTGGCCATCGCTCTTGCCAGCTACGACCTGCCGGTCCGGATCGGCTTTGAGGCGACCGGCAACTACCACCGGCCTTTAGCGCATCATCTCGGCCAGGCCGGGTTCGAGCTGAAGCTTGTGTCCTCCGTTGGTCTGGCCCGGACGCGTGAAGCGCTGCACAACAGTTGGGACAAGAACGATCCGAAGGACGCCCAGGTCATCCTGCACATGCTGGAGATCGGGGCGGTGCAATTTTTCCACGATCCGCTTGTGACCGGCATTGCTGACATCCAGGAGTTGTCGAAGACGCATGAGATAGTCTCACGCCCGAAGACCGAGCTGTGGCACCGCATCCTGACGCATTACCTGCCGCTGTATTTTCCCGAGGCGGAACGATTCCACCGAAGCTCTCGGACGGATTGGTTCCTGGCGTTTCTTGAGAAGTACCCAACACCGCACATGATCACCGCCATGAGCCGCGAAGCTTTCGTCGCTGATGCCTGGCAGGTGGTTGGCCGCAAGGTCTCCAAAGAACGCCTGCTTTCAGATATTTACGCGACGGCGGTCGGCTCAATCGGTTTGCCCGTACACCCGGACTCCGACGCCGTTCGCATGTTCCGCCTCGTGCTGGCCGAGGGGCGCAGTCTGGTCCGTCAACGCGATGAGATCGAGGCGCGGGCCGTCGAGCTTCTGTCCGATCACCCGGACTACCAGTTGCTGACCACCATTCCCGGGATCGGCCCGATCAATGCCCTGACCATCCTGGCAGAGGCCGGTGACCTGCGCCGTTTCCGGCATCACCGGCAGTTCCTGAAGTTCTGCGGCATGGATCTCGCGACGGTCCAGTCCGGCATGTTCCGCGGCCAGAGCCGTATCTCAAAATACGGCAACGCCCGACTTCGCAGAACCCTCTGGATCGCCGGGCAAGTCGCAGTTCTCAAGCGCACCAACAGCTTCCGCGACAAGTTCGAACGCTACATCGCGCGGGACCGACACAATGCCCATCTGCGCCGCAAGGCCTACACCGCGATCGCGGCCAAGATGGCGCGCACCGTACACGCCGTGGTCAAACACGGCGAACCCTATCGCCCCTTCTTTGAGGGGGTGAGCCCAGGCGGAAGGACCCTTGTCTGA
- a CDS encoding fasciclin domain-containing protein, with protein sequence MLNIKTTIAAAVLAVVGTTATAETIVEIAAGDDRFSTLVTAVTAAGLADTLSGPGPFTVYAPVNDAFAALPQGTVETLLMPENKVQLTNVLLYHVDDRNLTAANIPIGSNYFKPLLANERLCITKSADGVVIADGTGEMANVIIADILADNGVIHVIDKVLLPGTRPACH encoded by the coding sequence ATGCTCAACATTAAGACTACGATCGCCGCCGCCGTCCTTGCCGTTGTCGGCACGACCGCCACCGCAGAAACCATAGTTGAAATCGCTGCAGGCGACGACCGCTTCTCGACCCTGGTGACCGCCGTAACCGCTGCGGGGCTGGCGGACACGCTATCGGGACCGGGCCCGTTCACGGTTTACGCGCCGGTTAATGACGCCTTTGCCGCGCTGCCCCAGGGGACTGTCGAAACTTTGCTCATGCCAGAGAACAAGGTTCAGCTGACCAACGTGCTGCTCTATCATGTTGACGACCGCAATCTTACCGCCGCGAATATTCCCATCGGCTCGAATTACTTCAAGCCGCTTCTTGCAAACGAACGTTTGTGCATCACCAAGTCGGCTGACGGTGTCGTGATCGCTGATGGCACCGGTGAAATGGCGAATGTCATTATTGCCGATATCCTGGCCGACAATGGCGTGATCCACGTGATCGACAAAGTGCTGCTGCCCGGCACGCGCCCCGCCTGTCACTGA
- a CDS encoding ChrR family anti-sigma-E factor, with translation MTAITHHTPDALLAAYAAGNLPQPYALVVATHISLCLECRASYEAHQAGGGAVLGFVETKAVSEGLKAGVLNLLDAPFEPPPSYPRTGVYPGPVMEALRGKPPRWKSLGLGVRQSVLSSGSEGSTRLLFIPPGQAVPDHSHNGLELTLVLQGGFSDATGRFGVGDLEIADQDLEHTPTADPGAPCICLAATDAPLRFNSLIPRLLQPLFGI, from the coding sequence ATGACTGCGATCACCCATCATACCCCTGACGCGCTCTTGGCAGCCTATGCCGCTGGCAACCTGCCGCAGCCTTACGCGCTGGTCGTGGCAACCCATATCTCGCTGTGCCTTGAGTGTCGTGCTTCCTATGAAGCGCATCAGGCTGGCGGAGGAGCGGTTTTGGGATTTGTCGAAACAAAGGCTGTGTCCGAGGGGTTGAAGGCCGGTGTCCTCAACCTGCTCGACGCCCCTTTTGAACCGCCACCGTCTTACCCGCGCACCGGTGTGTACCCCGGCCCTGTGATGGAAGCCCTGAGGGGCAAACCGCCTCGCTGGAAATCGCTTGGGCTGGGCGTGCGGCAGAGTGTTCTGTCTTCGGGTAGTGAAGGCTCGACCCGTCTGCTGTTTATCCCACCCGGACAGGCCGTACCTGACCACAGCCATAATGGGCTGGAGCTGACACTGGTGCTACAAGGCGGTTTCAGTGACGCCACCGGGCGCTTCGGGGTTGGCGATCTCGAGATTGCCGATCAGGACTTGGAGCATACACCCACAGCCGACCCTGGCGCGCCTTGCATCTGTCTGGCCGCAACCGATGCACCGCTTCGCTTCAACAGCCTGATCCCGCGCCTGTTGCAACCCCTTTTCGGCATCTGA